Proteins encoded within one genomic window of [Enterobacter] lignolyticus SCF1:
- a CDS encoding YqjK-like family protein: MSSAKERQRRKTLLLRQIQQQRLDLAASRRDWLEASQPLDRGWNTLLTLRSWALAGSSALAVWSVRHPRRLVRWAKRGVGVWSTWRLVRNLLR; encoded by the coding sequence GTGAGTAGCGCAAAGGAACGCCAGCGGCGCAAAACGCTGCTGCTGCGACAGATCCAGCAGCAGCGCCTCGATCTCGCCGCCAGCCGCCGCGACTGGCTTGAGGCGTCGCAGCCGCTGGATCGCGGCTGGAACACACTGCTGACCCTGCGCTCGTGGGCGCTGGCCGGCAGCAGCGCGCTGGCGGTCTGGTCCGTACGCCATCCCCGGCGGCTGGTGCGCTGGGCGAAACGCGGCGTCGGCGTCTGGAGCACCTGGCGGCTGGTCCGCAACCTGCTGCGCTAA
- a CDS encoding phage holin family protein, translating into MSESHHAQGPGKNLFGIGQRIVTLVVGIVETRLRLAVVELEEEKANLVGLLLLLGLTLLFTTFGLMSLLVLVIWGIDPQYRLNALIITTVALLALALIGGLLTLRRARRSTLLRLTRRELANDRELLENPRE; encoded by the coding sequence ATGTCTGAGTCACATCACGCGCAAGGGCCTGGCAAGAACCTTTTCGGCATCGGACAACGCATCGTCACGCTGGTCGTCGGGATAGTGGAAACCCGCCTGCGGCTGGCCGTCGTTGAGCTGGAAGAGGAAAAAGCCAACCTTGTCGGGCTGCTGCTGCTGCTGGGGCTGACCCTGCTGTTTACCACCTTCGGACTGATGAGCCTGCTGGTGCTGGTCATCTGGGGCATCGACCCGCAGTATCGCCTTAATGCGCTTATCATCACCACGGTGGCGCTGCTGGCGCTGGCGCTGATCGGCGGGCTGCTGACGCTTCGCCGCGCGCGGCGCTCAACCCTGCTGCGCCTGACCCGCCGGGAGCTGGCGAACGACCGCGAGTTGCTGGAGAACCCCCGTGAGTAG
- a CDS encoding DUF883 family protein, whose product MSKDTTSENLRAELKSLADTLEEVLNSSSDKSKEEVSKLRSKAERALKESRNRLGETSDAIAKQTREAAARADEYVHDNPWTGVGIGAAVGLVLGVLLTRR is encoded by the coding sequence ATGTCAAAAGATACCACATCTGAAAACTTACGCGCTGAACTGAAATCCCTGGCAGACACGCTGGAAGAGGTGCTGAACAGCTCTTCGGACAAATCGAAAGAAGAGGTCAGCAAGCTGCGCAGCAAAGCCGAGCGCGCGCTGAAAGAGAGCCGTAACCGCCTGGGCGAAACCAGCGACGCCATTGCCAAACAGACCCGCGAAGCCGCTGCCCGCGCCGATGAGTACGTACATGACAACCCGTGGACCGGCGTTGGCATCGGCGCGGCCGTCGGCCTGGTGCTGGGCGTACTGCTGACGCGTCGCTAA
- a CDS encoding DUF1090 domain-containing protein gives MTYRTVLALALVSLSAGAYASSPCLEKQQDIQREIHYAEKHHNQSRIDGLNKALREVKAKCNDGQLRAEHQKKIDRQKDEIAERRRELDEAKAKGDADKISKREHKLNEAQEELKALESRDY, from the coding sequence ATGACATACCGCACTGTTCTGGCACTGGCCCTGGTTTCCCTGAGCGCCGGTGCTTACGCCTCATCACCGTGCCTGGAAAAGCAGCAGGACATCCAGCGCGAGATCCACTACGCCGAAAAGCATCACAACCAGAGTCGTATTGATGGCCTGAACAAAGCGTTACGTGAAGTCAAAGCGAAGTGCAACGACGGCCAGCTGCGCGCTGAGCATCAGAAGAAAATCGACAGGCAAAAAGACGAAATCGCCGAGCGCCGCCGCGAGCTTGATGAAGCCAAAGCGAAAGGCGACGCGGACAAAATCAGCAAACGTGAGCATAAGCTCAATGAAGCGCAGGAAGAGTTAAAAGCGCTTGAATCCCGCGATTACTAA
- the mzrA gene encoding EnvZ/OmpR regulon moderator MzrA — MGLQNMTLRRFTLSMSALLLLCALLWLWAALEQQESSLAIRPVTPNTSMPDGFSIWHHLDANGIRFKSITPQDDALVIKFESSEQSAAAKEVLDRSLPHGYVIALQEDDAIAPQWLSRLRDAPHRLG, encoded by the coding sequence ATGGGTTTGCAGAACATGACCTTACGCCGCTTCACCCTCAGCATGAGCGCCCTGCTGCTGCTGTGCGCGCTGCTGTGGCTATGGGCGGCGCTGGAGCAACAGGAGTCGAGCCTGGCTATCCGACCGGTCACGCCGAACACCAGCATGCCGGACGGTTTTTCCATTTGGCACCACCTCGACGCTAACGGTATCCGCTTTAAAAGCATCACGCCGCAGGACGATGCGTTAGTCATTAAATTTGAATCCAGCGAGCAGAGCGCCGCGGCGAAAGAGGTGCTCGACCGTTCGCTGCCCCACGGCTATGTCATTGCGCTGCAAGAAGATGATGCGATCGCGCCGCAGTGGCTTTCGCGCCTGCGCGACGCACCGCACCGCCTGGGGTAG
- the yqjA gene encoding DedA family general envelope maintenance protein YqjA, whose product MELLTQLLSALWSQDFETLANPSMIGMLYFVLFMILFLENGLLPAAFLPGDSLLVLVGVLIAKGAMGYPETLLLLTVAASLGCWVSYIQGRWLGNTRIVQNWLSHLPAHYHQRAHHLFHKHGLSALLIGRFIAFVRTLLPTIAGLSGLSSARFQFFNWMSGLLWVLILTALGYLLGKTPVFQKYEDQLMSCLMLLPVVLLVFGLIGSLVVLWKKKYGQRG is encoded by the coding sequence ATGGAACTGTTAACCCAATTGCTGAGTGCCTTATGGAGCCAGGATTTTGAAACCCTGGCCAACCCCTCCATGATCGGCATGCTCTACTTCGTGTTGTTTATGATCCTGTTCCTTGAGAACGGACTGTTACCCGCGGCTTTTCTGCCAGGCGACAGCCTGCTGGTGCTGGTTGGCGTACTGATAGCCAAAGGCGCAATGGGGTACCCGGAAACCTTACTGCTGCTGACCGTCGCGGCAAGCCTCGGCTGCTGGGTGAGCTATATCCAGGGGCGCTGGCTAGGCAATACCCGGATAGTGCAAAACTGGCTGTCCCATCTGCCCGCCCACTACCACCAGCGCGCCCATCATCTGTTTCACAAGCACGGGCTTTCCGCGCTGCTGATTGGCCGCTTTATCGCATTCGTACGCACCCTGCTGCCGACCATTGCCGGGCTGTCTGGCCTGAGCAGCGCCCGCTTTCAGTTCTTCAACTGGATGAGCGGCCTGCTGTGGGTGCTCATTCTCACGGCCCTCGGCTACCTGCTGGGCAAAACGCCCGTTTTCCAGAAATATGAAGACCAGCTGATGTCGTGCCTGATGCTGCTGCCGGTTGTCCTTCTGGTCTTTGGCCTGATAGGTTCGCTGGTCGTCCTGTGGAAGAAAAAATACGGTCAACGGGGCTGA
- the exuR gene encoding transcriptional regulator ExuR, with product MEITEPRRLYQQLAAELKDRIEQGVYLVGDKLPAERFIADEKNVSRTVVREAIIMLEVEGYVEVRKGSGIHVISNQPKHYHAPDESLEFANYGPFELLQARQLIESNIAEFAATQVTKQDIMKLMEIQEKARHEKCFRDSEWDLQFHVQVALATQNTALAAIVEKMWTQRVHNPYWKKLHEHIDLRTVDNWCDDHDEILKALIRKDPHAAKLAMWQHLENTKQMLFNETSDDFEFNADRYLFAENPVVHLDTAANGTK from the coding sequence ATGGAAATCACGGAACCCCGTAGATTGTATCAGCAGCTTGCTGCCGAGCTGAAAGATCGCATTGAGCAAGGCGTTTACCTTGTGGGCGATAAACTGCCTGCAGAACGTTTTATTGCCGACGAAAAAAATGTCAGCCGTACCGTCGTGCGCGAAGCGATCATCATGCTTGAAGTGGAAGGCTATGTTGAGGTGCGCAAAGGGTCCGGTATTCACGTCATCTCCAACCAGCCGAAGCACTACCACGCGCCGGATGAGTCCCTGGAATTCGCCAACTACGGACCGTTTGAGCTGCTGCAGGCGCGCCAGCTGATTGAGAGCAACATCGCTGAATTCGCCGCGACCCAGGTCACCAAACAGGACATCATGAAGCTGATGGAGATCCAGGAGAAAGCGCGCCACGAAAAATGCTTCCGCGACTCCGAATGGGATTTACAGTTTCACGTTCAGGTGGCGCTGGCGACCCAGAACACCGCGCTCGCGGCGATCGTCGAGAAAATGTGGACCCAGCGCGTGCATAACCCGTACTGGAAAAAACTCCACGAGCATATCGATTTACGCACCGTAGATAACTGGTGCGACGATCACGACGAGATCTTAAAAGCGCTGATCCGCAAGGATCCGCACGCGGCGAAACTGGCCATGTGGCAGCACCTGGAAAACACCAAGCAGATGCTGTTTAACGAAACCAGCGATGATTTCGAATTCAACGCCGACCGCTATCTGTTTGCGGAAAATCCGGTGGTTCACCTCGATACCGCCGCCAACGGCACGAAATAA
- a CDS encoding MFS transporter, which produces MRKIKGLRWYMIALVTLGTVLGYLTRNTVAAAAPTLMQELHISTQQYSYIIAAYSAAYTVMQPVAGYVLDILGTKIGYAFFAITWAVFCGATALAGSWGGLALARGAVGAAEAAMIPAGLKASSEWFPAKERSIAVGYFNVGSSIGAMIAPPLVVWAIVMHSWQMAFIISGVLSFAWALAWIFLYKHPRDQKKLSDEERAYIIGGQEAQHQTNNAKKMSPWQILRTRQFWGIALPRFLAEPAWGTFNAWIPLFMFKVYGFNLKEIAMFAWMPMLFADLGCIVGGYLPPLFQRWFGVNLIVSRKMVVTMGALLMIGPGTIGLFTSPYVAIGLLCIGGFAHQALSGALITLSSDVFGRNEVATANGLTGMAAWTASTLFALVVGALADTIGFSPLFAVLAVFDLMGAVVIWTVLKNKPANELDPTVGKPATQN; this is translated from the coding sequence ATGCGTAAAATTAAAGGGTTACGTTGGTACATGATAGCACTGGTGACGCTTGGCACCGTGCTGGGCTACCTGACGCGTAATACCGTGGCGGCGGCAGCGCCAACATTGATGCAAGAGCTGCACATCTCCACGCAGCAGTACTCCTATATCATCGCGGCTTACTCCGCGGCATACACCGTCATGCAGCCGGTGGCAGGCTACGTGCTGGACATCCTGGGCACCAAAATTGGCTACGCCTTCTTCGCTATCACCTGGGCTGTCTTCTGCGGCGCTACCGCGCTGGCGGGCAGCTGGGGCGGCCTGGCGCTGGCGCGCGGCGCGGTAGGCGCGGCGGAAGCGGCGATGATTCCGGCCGGCCTGAAGGCCAGCTCCGAATGGTTCCCGGCGAAAGAGCGTTCGATTGCGGTCGGCTACTTCAACGTCGGTTCGTCGATTGGCGCAATGATTGCGCCGCCGCTGGTGGTGTGGGCTATCGTGATGCACAGCTGGCAGATGGCGTTCATCATTTCCGGCGTGCTGAGCTTTGCCTGGGCGCTGGCGTGGATCTTCCTTTACAAACACCCGCGCGACCAGAAAAAGCTGAGCGACGAAGAACGCGCTTACATCATCGGCGGCCAGGAAGCGCAGCACCAGACCAACAACGCGAAGAAAATGTCGCCGTGGCAGATCCTGCGCACCCGTCAGTTCTGGGGCATCGCGCTGCCGCGTTTCCTGGCTGAACCGGCCTGGGGGACCTTCAACGCGTGGATCCCGCTGTTCATGTTTAAAGTCTACGGCTTTAACCTGAAAGAAATCGCAATGTTCGCCTGGATGCCGATGCTGTTCGCCGACCTCGGCTGTATCGTCGGGGGCTACCTGCCGCCGCTGTTCCAGCGCTGGTTTGGCGTAAACCTGATCGTTTCCCGTAAGATGGTAGTCACCATGGGCGCGCTGCTGATGATTGGCCCAGGCACCATCGGTCTGTTCACCAGCCCGTATGTGGCAATCGGCCTGCTGTGCATCGGTGGCTTTGCCCACCAGGCGCTGTCCGGCGCGCTGATTACGCTCTCTTCCGACGTCTTCGGACGTAACGAAGTGGCGACCGCGAACGGCCTGACCGGTATGGCGGCATGGACCGCGAGCACCCTGTTCGCTCTGGTGGTCGGCGCGCTGGCCGATACCATCGGCTTCAGCCCGCTGTTCGCCGTCCTGGCGGTGTTCGACCTGATGGGCGCCGTGGTTATCTGGACCGTGCTGAAGAACAAACCGGCCAACGAACTGGATCCAACCGTCGGCAAACCGGCGACGCAGAATTAA
- the uxaC gene encoding glucuronate isomerase, with the protein MTPFMTEDFLLDTEFARRLYHDYAKDQPIFDYHCHLPPQQIAENYRFKNLYDIWLKGDHYKWRAMRTNGVAERLCTGDASDREKFDAWAATVPHTIGNPLYHWTHLELRRPFGITGKLLSASTADEIWNQCNDLLAQDAFSARGIMQQMNVKMVGTTDDPIDSLEHHAAVAKDSSFSIKVLPSWRPDKAFNIEQATFNDYMAKLGAVSDTDIRRFSDLQTALSRRLDHFAAHGCKVSDHALDVVLFAEASDAELDAILARRLSGGTLSKHEVAQFKTAVLVWLGAEYARRGWVQQYHIGALRNNNQRQFKLLGPDVGFDSINDRPVAEELSKLLSKQNEENLLPKTILYCLNPRDNEVLGTMTGNFQGEGMPGKMQFGSGWWFNDQKDGMERQMTQLAQLGLLSRFVGMLTDSRSFLSYTRHEYFRRILCQMIGRWVAAGEAPADIQLLGEMVRNICFNNARDYFAIELN; encoded by the coding sequence ATGACGCCGTTTATGACCGAAGATTTTCTGCTTGATACTGAATTTGCCCGCCGTCTGTACCATGATTACGCCAAAGACCAGCCGATTTTCGACTATCACTGCCACCTCCCGCCGCAGCAGATTGCCGAAAATTATCGCTTCAAAAACCTGTATGACATCTGGCTGAAAGGCGACCACTACAAATGGCGCGCGATGCGCACCAACGGCGTGGCTGAACGCCTGTGTACCGGCGATGCGTCGGACCGCGAGAAGTTCGACGCCTGGGCGGCGACCGTACCGCACACCATCGGTAACCCGCTGTACCACTGGACGCACCTCGAACTGCGCCGCCCGTTTGGCATTACCGGTAAGCTGCTCTCTGCGTCGACCGCGGATGAGATCTGGAACCAGTGCAACGACCTGCTGGCGCAGGACGCCTTCTCCGCGCGCGGCATTATGCAGCAGATGAACGTGAAGATGGTCGGCACCACCGACGATCCGATTGATTCGCTGGAGCACCATGCCGCCGTCGCCAAAGACAGCAGCTTCAGCATTAAGGTGCTGCCGAGCTGGCGCCCGGATAAAGCGTTCAACATCGAACAGGCCACCTTTAACGACTACATGGCGAAGCTGGGCGCGGTCTCCGATACCGATATCCGTCGCTTCAGCGACCTGCAAACCGCGCTCTCCCGCCGCCTGGATCACTTTGCCGCCCACGGCTGTAAAGTTTCTGACCATGCGCTGGACGTCGTGCTGTTCGCCGAGGCGAGCGACGCCGAGCTTGACGCGATCCTGGCCCGCCGTCTCTCCGGCGGGACGCTCAGCAAGCACGAGGTGGCGCAGTTTAAAACCGCCGTTCTGGTCTGGCTGGGGGCGGAGTATGCCCGTCGCGGCTGGGTGCAGCAGTACCACATCGGCGCGCTGCGCAACAACAACCAGCGCCAGTTCAAGCTGCTGGGGCCGGACGTCGGTTTTGACTCCATCAACGATCGCCCGGTGGCGGAAGAGCTGTCTAAATTGCTGAGCAAGCAGAACGAAGAGAATCTGCTGCCGAAAACCATTCTCTACTGTCTGAATCCGCGCGATAACGAAGTGCTTGGCACCATGACCGGCAACTTCCAGGGCGAAGGGATGCCGGGCAAGATGCAGTTTGGTTCCGGCTGGTGGTTCAACGATCAGAAAGACGGCATGGAGCGTCAGATGACCCAGCTGGCGCAGCTGGGGCTGCTGAGCCGCTTCGTCGGTATGCTGACCGACAGCCGCAGCTTCCTCTCCTATACCCGTCATGAATATTTCCGCCGCATTCTGTGCCAGATGATCGGCCGCTGGGTGGCGGCTGGCGAAGCGCCTGCGGATATTCAGCTGCTGGGCGAAATGGTGAGAAATATCTGCTTTAACAATGCGCGTGATTACTTCGCCATTGAACTGAACTAA
- a CDS encoding UxaA family hydrolase, giving the protein MQYIKIHSLDNVVVALADIAAGTGVTVDGQTVTLRSDVARGHKFALRAIAKGENVVKYGLPIGHALTDIAPGEHIHSHNTRTNLSDLDEYSYQPDLHAAAALGADRDVQIYRRANGEVGVRNELWILPTVGCVNGIARQILTRFLKETHDAEGTDGAFLFSHTYGCSQLGDDHLNTRTMLQNMVRHPNAGAVLVIGLGCENNQVDAFRETLGEFSPERVRFMVCQKQDDEVEAGLELMHQLYEVMRHDRREPGKLSELKFGLECGGSDGLSGITANPMLGRFSDYLIGHGGTTVLTEVPEMFGAEQILMSHCRDEATFEKTVTMVNDFKQYFIEHNQPIYENPSPGNKAGGITTLEEKSLGCTQKAGSSQVVDVLRYGERLKTHGLNLLSAPGNDAVATSALAGAGCHMVLFSTGRGTPYGGFVPTVKIATNSELAAKKKHWIDFDAGQLIHGKAMPQVLDDFIDTLVEFANGKQTCNERNDFRELAIFKSGVTL; this is encoded by the coding sequence ATGCAATACATCAAGATCCATTCGCTGGACAACGTTGTCGTCGCGCTGGCCGATATCGCCGCGGGCACCGGGGTGACGGTCGACGGTCAGACGGTGACGCTACGGTCCGACGTAGCGCGCGGGCATAAGTTCGCCCTGCGCGCGATTGCGAAAGGGGAAAACGTCGTTAAATATGGTCTGCCCATCGGTCATGCGCTGACGGACATTGCGCCCGGGGAACATATTCACTCCCACAATACGCGGACTAACCTGAGCGATCTCGACGAGTATAGCTATCAGCCGGATCTTCATGCGGCTGCGGCGCTGGGGGCGGATCGCGATGTGCAGATCTACCGCCGCGCCAACGGCGAGGTCGGGGTACGCAACGAGCTGTGGATCCTGCCGACCGTCGGCTGCGTCAACGGCATCGCCCGGCAGATCCTGACCCGGTTTTTGAAGGAAACCCACGATGCCGAAGGCACCGACGGCGCGTTCCTGTTCAGCCATACCTACGGCTGCTCCCAGCTCGGCGACGATCACCTCAACACCCGCACGATGCTGCAGAACATGGTGCGTCACCCCAACGCCGGGGCGGTGCTGGTGATTGGCCTGGGCTGCGAGAACAACCAGGTCGACGCGTTCCGGGAAACGCTGGGCGAGTTCAGTCCTGAGCGCGTACGCTTTATGGTCTGCCAGAAGCAGGACGATGAAGTCGAGGCCGGGCTTGAGCTTATGCATCAACTGTATGAGGTGATGCGCCACGACCGGCGCGAGCCGGGCAAGCTGAGTGAGCTGAAGTTTGGTCTGGAGTGCGGCGGCTCCGACGGCCTGTCGGGGATCACCGCTAACCCAATGCTGGGGCGCTTCTCGGATTACCTGATCGGCCACGGCGGTACGACGGTGCTGACCGAAGTGCCGGAGATGTTCGGCGCCGAGCAGATCCTGATGAGCCACTGCCGCGACGAAGCGACGTTTGAGAAAACGGTCACCATGGTGAACGACTTCAAACAGTACTTTATCGAACATAATCAGCCTATTTACGAGAACCCGTCGCCGGGCAACAAAGCGGGCGGCATTACTACGCTTGAGGAGAAATCGCTGGGCTGCACGCAGAAGGCGGGCTCAAGCCAGGTGGTTGACGTCCTGCGCTACGGCGAACGGCTGAAGACCCACGGTCTTAACCTGCTGAGCGCTCCGGGTAACGATGCGGTCGCCACCAGCGCGCTGGCGGGAGCCGGGTGCCATATGGTGCTGTTCAGCACCGGACGCGGTACGCCGTACGGCGGCTTTGTGCCGACGGTAAAAATCGCCACCAACAGCGAGCTGGCGGCGAAGAAAAAGCACTGGATCGACTTCGATGCCGGGCAGCTGATTCACGGCAAAGCGATGCCGCAGGTGCTCGACGACTTTATTGATACCTTAGTCGAGTTCGCCAACGGCAAACAGACCTGCAACGAGCGCAACGATTTCCGCGAACTGGCGATATTTAAAAGCGGCGTCACGCTGTAA